The proteins below come from a single Pichia kudriavzevii chromosome 2, complete sequence genomic window:
- a CDS encoding uncharacterized protein (PKUD0B01110; similar to Saccharomyces cerevisiae YKL016C (ATP7); ancestral locus Anc_2.655), with the protein MYVDRGNPRALFRTHRIMSVASSAASKLNWSKIIPQLGLTGQTASSLTAFKKRNDEAKKVLYTLKEQPTEVDFGAYSQLKNSKIVSTIKSDVASFKPSTIDLSKQLNIIEAFEVKAIENAKKTESLVLAELSELEKTLDNIESARPFDQLTVEDVVKARPDVEDKVQDMVSKGRFEVPGYKEKFGDLVIM; encoded by the coding sequence ATGTATGTAGATAGGGGGAATCCAAGAGCTCTGTTTAGGACCCATCGAATCATGTCTGTTGCAAGCTCTGCTGCCTCCAAACTCAACTGGTCAAAGATCATTCCTCAATTAGGCCTTACCGGTCAAACTGCGTCTTCTTTAACTGCATTTAAGAAGAGAAACGATGAAGCAAAGAAGGTTTTGTACACATTGAAGGAACAACCAACTGAAGTTGACTTTGGTGCATACAGCCAATTAAAGAACTCCAAGATTGTTTCTACCATCAAGTCTGATGTTGCATCTTTCAAGCCATCTACTATTGATTTATCCAAGCAATTAAATATCATTGAAGCTTTTGAAGTTAAAGcgattgaaaatgcaaagaagaCCGAATCTTTAGTTCTTGCTGAATTGTCTGAATTAGAAAAGACTTTAGACAACATTGAATCTGCAAGAccatttgatcaattgactgttgaagatgtcGTTAAGGCAAGACCAGATGTCGAAGATAAGGTCCAAGATATGGTTTCAAAGGGTAGATTCGAAGTTCCTGGTTACAAGGAGAAGTTCGGTGACTTGGTCATCATGTAA
- a CDS encoding uncharacterized protein (PKUD0B01120; similar to Saccharomyces cerevisiae YBR281C (DUG2); ancestral locus Anc_1.306), which translates to MLNRSLDTALEETPSGSCTPPTSLSPRTHNVELVSSSFSYHHESLNSTSQLTTDKTTTFKKSLLHRWTHKDSILCVAASPKRKLLYCGTQNSTIIVLDLVTFQKKLELQTHTGSVLCLKLSECEDTLFSGGSDSLVKIWKIEDVIDKDSSIAISNAEFTTNLVPTHTIYSLLDVGDIFSISWIEELKTVFIGAQNASLSFIHIDPDITSSPNDHIQFMPSNRFDKFFDSNGTKIKKNSSILTPSLPSSTSADLLTDKVQVIQIPVNNIISYAHNGYLYALDYITIADPLTSTIGGNMAEDYKHIIISAGGDGEIRLWGYSSQKSLVHLKSLEDAQADSIYSLAIHKPTLTVYAGSSDGNIHVWDLTTFQLIKTIQIDNSGDVYTLAVLSNDNNSPEWLLVGTDSGIVKKQLTNSLDNLDLEIGTNNSTIIQITKDDPCLTLQTFKINNESYLVGAGSDKTISLWPLHDINDTCSVNTLKNNDGGFEHHKKYSRKDKNFFTTENFLAILGELISFKSVSKQPDLYMGECRKCANYLTVLFKSLGATKTQLLPVENGGNPVVHAIFKANSQKIKNGFEPTRLLWYGHYDVIPASSTTWDTPPFAMTPSDGYLYARGVTDNKGPLLVSIFAIAELYSKNELDSDVVFVIEGEEESGSWGFQNVIFNNIMEICDFKKIDWILLSNSYWLDNNNPSLNYGLRGKLEIQVEIWSDRPDRHSGVDGGVYVEPSMDLIKILSKLDNNGKIMIAGFEKIYENDERLNQDGDIAHHLEEWERPLYKEISSRIPDININELLRKWRLPSLTLHKIEMSGPDNDTVISQKAEAKLSIRIIPGQELDDVKQAFNEYVNQCFNELNSTNHLNIKIMHEAEPWLGNINSSGFKVVSECVEEEWGIKPILVREGGSIPAIRFLEKAFQSSAIHIPTGQSSDNAHLNNERVRIVNLLKSREIIKKAAKKLVKEDL; encoded by the coding sequence ATGCTGAACCGTTCACTTGATACTGCCTTGGAGGAAACTCCCAGTGGATCTTGCACACCTCCAACAAGTCTAAGTCCGAGGACTCATAACGTGGAGCTTGTGTCTTCCAGCTTCAGCTATCACCATGAATCTTTAAATTCCACCTCACAATTGACAACTGACAAAACTACAACTTTCAAGAAATCCTTGCTGCATAGATGGACCCATAAAGACTCGATCCTTTGTGTTGCTGCGTCTCCCAAACGTAAGTTGCTCTATTGCGGTACACAAAATTCCACAATTATCGTGCTTGATTTGGTAACTTTTCAGAAAAAGCTAGAACTACAAACACATACAGGATCTGTACTCTGTTTGAAACTTAGTGAATGTGAAGATACTCTCTTTAGTGGCGGTTCCGATTCGTTGgtgaagatttggaaaattgaAGACGTAATTGACaaagattcatcaattgcaaTCTCTAATGCAGAATTTACAACAAATTTAGTACCAACACACACCATCTATTCCTTGCTTGATGTTGGTGATATATTCTCCATCTCCTGGATTGAGGAGCTCAAAACTGTATTCATTGGCGCTCAAAATGCTTCATTGTCATTCATCCATATTGATCCTGACATCACAAGTTCCCCCAACGACCATATCCAATTTATGCCGTCAAATAGGTTCGacaaattttttgattcaAACGGAACTAAGATCAAAAAGAACAGCAGTATTCTGACCCCATCACTTCCGTCCTCTACATCCGCTGATTTGTTGACAGACAAAGTTCAAGTTATTCAAATTCCTGTAAATAATATAATTTCCTATGCTCATAATGGATATCTATATGCCCTCGACTACATTACAATTGCAGATCCCCTAACATCTACTATTGGTGGTAACATGGCTGAGGATTACAAGCATATAATCATCTCGGCCGGTGGAGACGGCGAAATTAGATTATGGGGATACAGTTCACAAAAATCTCTAGTTCATTTGAAATCTCTTGAGGACGCACAGGCTGATTCGATCTATTCATTGGCTATACACAAACCAACATTGACTGTGTACGCGGGTTCGTCGGATGGCAACATCCATGTATGGGATTTAACTACATTCCAATTGATCAAAACAATCCAAATCGATAACAGTGGTGACGTTTATACGTTAGCTGTGCTTTCTAATGATAACAATTCTCCAGAATGGTTATTAGTTGGTACGGATTCAGGAATAGTCAAGAAGCAATTAACGAATTCGTTGGATAATTTAGATTTGGAAATAGGCACAAATAATTCTACTATTATTCAAATAACCAAGGATGATCCATGCTTAACATTGCAAACAtttaaaatcaataacGAATCATATCTTGTCGGTGCCGGTTCTGACAAGACCATTTCCTTATGGCCTTTACATGATATAAATGATACTTGTAGTGTGAATACGCTGAAGAATAATGATGGTGGATTTGAACATCATAAAAAATACTCTAGAAAGGATaagaatttcttcactACCGAAAATTTTCTGGCCATATTGGGAGAGTTGATTAGCTTCAAATCGGTCTCCAAACAACCGGATCTCTACATGGGTGAATGTAGGAAATGTGCCAATTATCTAACAGTTTTATTTAAATCCTTAGGGGCAACTAAGACACAATTATTGCCGGTCGAAAATGGTGGCAATCCCGTTGTGCATGCAATTTTTAAGGCTAACTCacaaaagataaaaaatgGGTTTGAACCTACAAGATTATTGTGGTATGGGCATTATGATGTTATACCTGCTTCATCTACAACATGGGATACTCCTCCATTTGCAATGACCCCGAGCGATGGTTATCTTTATGCTAGAGGTGTGACTGACAACAAAGGACCTTTATTGGTGTCTATCTTTGCAATAGCTGAATTATACTCAAAGAACGAATTAGACAGTGATGTTGTGTTTGTGATTGAAGGAGAGGAAGAAAGTGGTAGTTGGGGGTTTCAGAATGTtatattcaacaatattATGGAAATTTgtgatttcaaaaagatTGATTGGATTTTGTTAAGTAATTCATATTGGTTGGATAATAATAACCCATCCTTGAATTATGGGTTAAGGGGTAAACTGGAGATACAGGTAGAAATTTGGTCTGACAGACCTGACAGACACTCTGGTGTTGATGGTGGTGTTTATGTTGAGCCATCAATGGACTTGATCAAGATCTTAAGCAAGCTAGATAATAATGGTAAGATTATGATTGCaggttttgaaaagatttatgaaaatgacgAACGGCTGAACCAGGATGGCGATATAGCTCACCATTTAGAAGAGTGGGAAAGGCCTCTTTATAAGGAAATCAGTAGTAGGATACCTGATATAAATATCAACGAATtattgagaaaatggaGACTACCAAGTTTGACATTacataaaattgaaatgtCTGGTCCTGACAATGATACAGTTATTTCTCAGAAAGCAGAGGCTAAATTAAGTATCCGTATTATCCCAGGTCAGGAATTAGATGATGTCAAACAAGCATTTAATGAGTACGTTAACCAATGTTTTAATGAACTGAATAGTACTAATCATTTAAATATCAAGATCATGCATGAAGCCGAACCATGGCTGGGAAATATAAACAGTTCCGGTTTCAAAGTTGTCTCAGAATGTGTTGAGGAAGAATGGGGCATTAAACCGATTCTGGTTCGGGAAGGTGGTAGCATCCCAGCTATCAGGTTCTTAGAGAAGGCATTCCAATCCTCGGCCATTCATATACCTACTGGGCAATCGAGTGATAATGCCCACCTCAACAATGAAAGGGTTAGGATTGTCAATTTACTAAAGTCAAGggaaattataaaaaagGCTGCCAAAAAGTTGGTTAAGGAAGATTTATAG
- a CDS encoding uncharacterized protein (PKUD0B01130; similar to Saccharomyces cerevisiae YHR021C (RPS27B) and YKL156W (RPS27A); ancestral locus Anc_5.265), with protein sequence MVLVQDLLHPNPASEAQQHKLKTLVQGPRSFFMDVKCPGCLQITTVFSHSQTAVTCDSCTNVLCTPTGGKCKLSDGCAFRRK encoded by the coding sequence ATGGTTTTAGTTCAAGATTTGTTACACCCAAACCCAGCTTCTGAAGCTCAACAACACAAATTAAAGACCTTAGTCCAAGGTCCAAGATCTTTCTTCATGGATGTTAAGTGTCCAGGTTGTTTACAAATCACCACCGTTTTCTCCCACTCTCAAACTGCTGTCACCTGTGACTCTTGTACCAATGTCTTGTGTACTCCAACCGGTGGTAAGTGTAAGTTATCTGACGGTTGTGCATTCAGAAGAAAGTAA
- a CDS encoding uncharacterized protein (PKUD0B01140), translating to MTPDTSKVSSALRTAVGRCSKNPQPRITLSTAQIVLVSLVFTILQEISTLKLNIAGPVVCLIILLMIAVGTYSIAHQLPLSTSLCRMKLKLVVREIRNSTQGVHIDICTTITVVLLAAWILSVWKSGTSFLVWCFVVWIYNLSDRTHVTHTNTVISFSSSSSKRCISANHIGSASNDCINIQRNSAFDHNCLTSSAHINQLEAKIFKMEKKLLELEDDKVQLNLLLYAFNHNLNDKFNHLEKTLFDKTEQVQSNIFKINASLSPLKRKRKHVCLNIVKLYFKCFLIAVLPRWVIIPLKRLKKNLENLMSIVRTMLKFRRSFYS from the coding sequence ATGACTCCGGACACTTCAAAAGTATCTTCTGCTCTAAGAACAGCCGTTGGAAGATGCAGTAAAAACCCACAACCAAGAATTACCCTCTCTACTGCTCAAATTGTTCTCGTGAGCCTGGTATTTACAATTTTACAAGAAATATCGACACTCAAGCTTAATATTGCTGGTCCAGTAGTGTGTTTGATTATCCTGTTGATGATTGCAGTAGGAACTTACTCCATAGCGCACCAGCTGCCCTTATCAACAAGTCTTTGTCGAATGAAGCTAAAACTTGTAGTTAGAGAAATAAGAAATTCAACCCAAGGTGTACATATTGACATTTGTACCACAATCACCGTTGTTTTGTTAGCTGCTTGGATATTATCCGTTTGGAAATCGGGAACCAGCTTTCTAGTGTGGTGTTTCGTAGTATGGATCTATAATCTATCTGATAGAACACACGTCACACATACAAACACGGTCATCTCGTTTAGCTCATCATCTAGTAAACGATGTATCTCAGCTAATCATATAGGTAGTGCCAGTAATGATTGCATAAACATACAAAGAAACTCGGCTTTTGACCACAACTGTCTAACTTCTTCAGCTCATATTAACCAATTAGAAGccaaaattttcaagatggaaaagaaacttCTAGAGTTAGAAGACGATAAAGTCCAACTaaacttgttgttgtatGCCTTCAACCACAACCTTAATGACAAATTCAATCATCTAGAAAAAACActttttgataaaactgAGCAAGTTCAATctaatattttcaaaataaacgCTTCATTATCACCcctgaaaagaaaacggAAGCATGTGTGTTTGAATATAGTGAAGCTGTACTTTAAGTGTTTTCTTATTGCTGTACTTCCCCGCTGGGTAATCATACCCCTAAAAAGgttaaagaaaaatttggaaaacctAATGTCGATTGTACGCACAATGCTAAAATTTCGGAGATCGTTTTACTCATGA
- a CDS encoding uncharacterized protein (PKUD0B01150; similar to Saccharomyces cerevisiae YDR306C; ancestral locus Anc_5.327) translates to MANKNRPKKNRGAFYKKYVYGESAEKYVEQLKVQSTASEWYDNSSDHANSDLEKSTNINITGKAETQGKLKLPLELILTILKLTPNPYCTNHLLVCRTVYWSFLKDIYENPKLKANNLLDFLDIISGDNAALVRNPEESVSNGKNVKLQLKRKFQNTVKCLDLSNVIQSGKNSNMSKLLRRTSPSLEIFVSSQSSFGPAPLISLRGCSKLKILDLRLVNETVNLVELFKSCECLTLLEQLSFPRSSVVCDEYDFNWPPNLWYLRLQGGVSDTFAMNVRFPHTITCLEFAYCPNLTSSGLDYILGNIGINLKRLSITYPMPKIGDQGADHVFYYCPNIRSFCVDVAYISWELFGDEYLVTLEEYDRPLKNIVIESVGYMGMCDKLTPNDITVAVDEERLPCLKTLGLSSLLGWDFRGEDMEDMVSELHHHGIEVFKI, encoded by the coding sequence ATGGCTAATAAAAATAGGCCTAAAAAGAACCGTGGGGCATTCTATAAAAAATACGTCTATGGGGAATCGGCTGAAAAATATGTTGAGCAGCTGAAAGTTCAAAGCACTGCTAGTGAATGGTATGATAACTCCAGTGATCACGCCAATAGTGATCTAGAAAAGTCAACAAACATTAATATTACGGGAAAAGCGGAGACTCAAGGAAAATTAAAATTGCCATTGGAATTGATTCTGACCATTCTGAAATTGACGCCAAATCCATACTGTACTAATCATCTACTGGTTTGTAGGACGGTTTATTGGTCCTTTTTGAAAGACATTTatgaaaatccaaaattaaAAGCTAATAatcttcttgattttttagATATTATCAGTGGTGATAATGCAGCTTTAGTGAGAAATCCAGAAGAAAGCGTTAGTAATGGTAAAAATGTCAAGTTGCAACTGAAAAGAAAGTTTCAGAATACTGTCAAATGTCTGGATTTATCGAACGTGATACAGAGCGGTAAAAACTCAAATATGAGTAAACTGTTAAGAAGAACCAGTCCATCGTTGGAAATATTTGTATCTTCGCAATCAAGTTTTGGGCCTGCGCCATTGATTAGTCTAAGAGGATGttcaaaattaaagataCTTGACCTCAGGTTAGTTAATGAAACTGTTAATCTAGTTgaattattcaaaagtTGTGAATGTCTGACCTTATTGGAGCAACTGAGTTTTCCTCGAAGTTCTGTTGTGTGTGATGAGTATGACTTCAACTGGCCACCGAATCTATGGTACTTGAGACTGCAAGGGGGTGTTTCAGATACTTTTGCAATGAATGTCAGATTCCCACACACAATCACTTGCCTTGAGTTTGCATATTGCCCGAACCTCACAAGCAGTGGACTGGATTACATATTAGGGAATATTGGGATAAACCTGAAGCGGTTATCCATAACCTACCCGATGCCAAAAATTGGTGATCAAGGGGCAGATCACGTCTTTTATTACTGCCCAAATATAAGATCATTTTGTGTGGATGTTGCATATATATCTTGGGAATTATTTGGTGATGAGTACCTTGTAACATTGGAAGAGTATGACCGtccattgaaaaatattgtaattgaaagtgttgGATACATGGGCATGTGTGATAAATTGACACCTAATGATATTACAGTTGCAGTTGACGAAGAAAGGTTGCCATGTTTGAAAACACTGGGATTGAGTTCATTATTAGGGTGGGATTTCAGAGGTGAAGATATGGAAGATATGGTTAGTGAGTTACACCACCATGGAATTGAGGTCTTTAAGATTTAA
- a CDS encoding uncharacterized protein (PKUD0B01160; similar to Saccharomyces cerevisiae YLR370C (ARC18); ancestral locus Anc_4.218) — MAVLPLKTQFKGPAIPAMEEYDIIDEILDLFRANTFFKNFEIKGASDRTLIYGILFVSQCLNALSPITNYNNAVRILTNLALDDFAIPGDIGFPLNALYLSPANKNDAMFLRQYLAQFRQELANRLLQRLYQQGPDQPSKFWLAFGRKKFMNKSL; from the coding sequence ATGGCCGTCCTTCCATTGAAGACACAATTTAAAGGTCCAGCTATACCGGCTATGGAGGAATACGATATTATTGACGAAATTCTGGATTTATTTAGGGCCAAcacattcttcaaaaattttgaaattaagGGAGCCTCTGATAGAACCTTGATATACGGCATTCTGTTTGTTTCCCAATGTTTAAATGCTCTTTCACCAATCACAAACTATAATAATGCTGTCCGGATACTTACTAATTTGGCACTCGATGATTTTGCAATTCCAGGTGACATTGGCTTCCCATTAAATGCTCTTTATCTATCGCCTGCTAATAAGAACGATGCCATGTTCCTAAGACAATATTTGGCTCAATTTAGACAAGAGTTAGCAAACAGATTACTCCAAAGATTATACCAACAAGGTCCAGATCAGCCAAGTAAATTCTGGTTGGCATTTGGCAGAAAGAAATTCATGAATAAGTCTTTATAA